GCGGGATCGAACGCAAAACCGGAAAAGCCGGCCCCGACCCGCGCCTGAGACATGCGTTGAGGCGCTATTTTCAGTACATGAAATATCGCTGCGCCATCGGTAACACCTCGGCGGGGGCGCAGGTGAGCAGCTCGCCGTCGGCGCGCACCTCATAGGTCTCCGGGTCGACCTCGATATTGGGCGTGGCGTCGTTGTGGACCATGCTCTTCTTCGAGATCTTGCCGCGGGTGTTCTGGACGGCATAGAGCTTCTTCTCGATGCCGAGTTTTCGCGCCAGACCTCCGGTGACCGCGGCCTTCGAGGTGAAGACGACGGAGGACGCCGTGCGCGCCTTGCCGAACGCACCGAACATTGGCTGGTAGTGGACCGGCTGCGGCGTCGGGATCGAGGCGTTGGGATCGCCCATGGGCGCGGCAACGATGGTGCCGCCCTTGACGATACAGTCCGGCTTGACGCCAAAGAAGGCCGGCGACCACAGCACGAGATCGGCCAGCTTGCCCTTCTCCACCGAGCCGATCAGCTTCGACACGCCATGGGCGATCGCAGGATTGATGGTGTATTTGGCGATATAGCGCTTGACGCGGAAATTGTCGTTGTCCTTGCCCTTGTCCTGGGCTAGCTGCCCGCGCTGCTTCTTCATCTTGTCGGCGGTCTGCCAGGTCCGGATGATGACCTCGCCGAGCCGGCCCATGGCCTGGGAATCCGAGGACATCATCGAGAGCGCGCCGAGGTCGTGCAGGATGTCTTCGGCTGCGATGGTCTCCTTGCGGATGCGGCTCTCGGCGAACGCGAGGTCTTCGGCGATCGAGGGATCGAGGTGGTGGCACACCATCAGCATGTCGAGATGCTCGTCGATGGTGTTGCGCGTGAAGGGGCGCGTCGGATTGGTCGAGGACGGCAGCACGTTCTTCAGGCCGGCGACCTTGACGATGTCAGGGGCGTGACCGCCGCCGGCGCCTTCGGTGTGGAAGGCGTGGATGGTGCGGCCC
This genomic stretch from Bradyrhizobium sp. CCGB12 harbors:
- the ureC gene encoding urease subunit alpha, with product MSVKMKRSVYAAMFGPTTGDRVRLADTDLIIEVEKDFTTYGEEVKFGGGKVIRDGMGQSQVTNKQGAADTVITNALIVDHWGIVKADVAIKDGMISAIGKAGNPDIQPGVTIIIGPGTDVIAGEGKILTAGGFDSHIHFICPQQIEHALMSGVTSMLGGGTGPSHGTFATTCTPGPWHMGRMIQSFDAFPVNLGISGKGNASRPAALVEMIKGGACALKLHEDWGTTPAAIDNCLSVADDHDVQVMLHSDTLNESGFVEDTIKAFKGRTIHAFHTEGAGGGHAPDIVKVAGLKNVLPSSTNPTRPFTRNTIDEHLDMLMVCHHLDPSIAEDLAFAESRIRKETIAAEDILHDLGALSMMSSDSQAMGRLGEVIIRTWQTADKMKKQRGQLAQDKGKDNDNFRVKRYIAKYTINPAIAHGVSKLIGSVEKGKLADLVLWSPAFFGVKPDCIVKGGTIVAAPMGDPNASIPTPQPVHYQPMFGAFGKARTASSVVFTSKAAVTGGLARKLGIEKKLYAVQNTRGKISKKSMVHNDATPNIEVDPETYEVRADGELLTCAPAEVLPMAQRYFMY